One window of Streptomyces sp. NBC_00273 genomic DNA carries:
- the ilvD gene encoding dihydroxy-acid dehydratase translates to MPELRSRTVTHGRNMAGARALMRASGVASADIGKPIVAVANSFTEFVPGHTHLAPVGRIVSDAIRAAGAIPREFNTIAVDDGIAMGHGGMLYSLPSRDLIADSVEYMVEAHCADALICISNCDKITPGMLMAAMRLNIPVVFVSGGPMEAGQATLVDGTVRKLDLIDAMVDASNENVSDADVLRIEENACPTCGSCSGMFTANSMNCLAEAIGLALPGNGSVLATHTARRALYEDAGRTVVEITKRYYEDGDESVLPRNIATREAFENAMALDIAMGGSTNTILHLLAAAQEAGLKYDLTDIDAVSRRVPCLAKVAPNVAPGGTYYMEDIHRAGGIPAILGELHRGGLLNKDINTVHSDGLEDWLAKWDARSGTATDTAMELWHAAPGCERSATAFSQSKRWETLDLDAEGGCIRSVQHAYSKDGGLAVLRGNIAVDGCVVKTAGVDESIWTFEGPAVVCESQDEAVDKILSKQIKEGDVVVIRYEGPRGGPGMQEMLYPTSFLKGRGLGKSCALVTDGRFSGGTSGLSIGHASPEAASGGTIAVVEDGDRIRIDIPNRSIEVLVDEATLAARHAALGGVYAPKNRERKVSAALRAYAAMATSADKGAVRDVSLLG, encoded by the coding sequence ATGCCCGAGCTGAGGTCCCGCACCGTCACCCACGGCCGCAACATGGCAGGCGCGCGTGCGCTGATGCGCGCGTCGGGCGTAGCGAGCGCGGACATCGGCAAGCCGATCGTCGCGGTCGCCAACTCCTTCACCGAGTTCGTCCCCGGTCACACCCACCTGGCCCCCGTCGGCCGCATCGTCTCCGACGCCATCCGTGCCGCCGGTGCGATCCCGCGCGAGTTCAACACCATCGCGGTCGACGACGGCATCGCGATGGGCCACGGCGGCATGCTGTACTCCCTGCCGTCCCGCGACCTGATCGCGGACAGCGTGGAGTACATGGTCGAGGCGCACTGCGCCGACGCGCTGATCTGCATCTCCAACTGCGACAAGATCACCCCCGGCATGCTGATGGCCGCCATGCGCCTCAACATCCCGGTCGTCTTCGTCTCGGGCGGCCCGATGGAGGCCGGCCAGGCCACCCTCGTCGACGGCACCGTCCGCAAGCTCGACCTGATCGACGCCATGGTCGACGCCTCCAACGAGAACGTCTCGGACGCGGACGTGCTGCGCATCGAGGAGAACGCCTGTCCCACCTGCGGGTCCTGTAGCGGCATGTTCACCGCCAACTCGATGAACTGCCTCGCCGAGGCCATCGGCCTGGCCCTGCCCGGCAACGGCTCGGTCCTCGCCACGCACACCGCCCGCCGCGCCCTGTACGAGGACGCCGGCCGCACGGTCGTGGAGATCACCAAGCGCTACTACGAGGACGGCGACGAGTCCGTCCTCCCGCGCAACATCGCCACCCGCGAGGCCTTCGAGAACGCCATGGCCCTCGACATCGCGATGGGCGGCTCCACGAACACGATCCTGCACCTGCTGGCCGCCGCGCAGGAAGCGGGCCTGAAGTACGACCTCACCGACATCGACGCCGTCTCGCGCCGCGTCCCGTGCCTGGCCAAGGTCGCGCCGAACGTGGCGCCCGGCGGCACGTACTACATGGAGGACATCCACCGCGCCGGCGGCATCCCCGCCATCCTGGGCGAGCTGCACCGCGGCGGCCTCCTCAACAAGGACATCAACACCGTCCACTCGGACGGCCTCGAGGACTGGCTCGCGAAGTGGGACGCCCGCTCCGGCACGGCCACCGACACGGCGATGGAGCTGTGGCACGCGGCCCCCGGCTGTGAGCGCTCCGCCACCGCCTTCTCCCAGTCCAAGCGCTGGGAGACCCTCGACCTCGACGCCGAGGGCGGCTGCATCCGCTCGGTGCAGCACGCGTACTCCAAGGACGGCGGCCTCGCCGTGCTGCGCGGCAACATCGCCGTCGACGGCTGCGTCGTGAAGACCGCCGGCGTCGACGAGTCGATCTGGACCTTCGAGGGCCCGGCGGTCGTCTGCGAGTCCCAGGACGAGGCCGTCGACAAGATCCTCTCCAAGCAGATCAAGGAGGGCGACGTCGTCGTCATCCGCTACGAGGGCCCGCGCGGCGGCCCCGGCATGCAGGAGATGCTCTACCCGACCTCCTTCCTCAAGGGCCGCGGCCTCGGCAAGTCCTGCGCCCTGGTGACGGACGGCCGCTTCTCCGGCGGCACCTCGGGCCTGTCCATCGGCCACGCTTCCCCGGAGGCGGCCTCGGGCGGCACCATCGCGGTCGTCGAGGACGGCGACAGGATCCGCATCGACATCCCGAACCGGTCCATCGAGGTCCTCGTCGACGAAGCCACGCTGGCTGCCCGCCACGCGGCCCTCGGCGGCGTCTACGCCCCGAAGAACCGCGAGCGCAAGGTCTCCGCGGCCCTGCGCGCCTACGCCGCGATGGCCACCAGCGCCGACAAGGGCGCGGTCCGCGACGTCTCCCTCCTGGGCTGA
- a CDS encoding TetR/AcrR family transcriptional regulator, giving the protein MTDAPDAPKPRRRGPGRPRQDEADDGPGTQERIRLAAREVFAERGYDKTSVRGIAKVAGVDPALVHHYFGSKDDLFAAAIEVSIEPALVVPAIIGEGPDGIGERLARYFLGVWENPVTRVPLLAVIRSALTHEAAAKVLRGLVLRRLLERVAADLDVPDPTFRAELAASHMVGIAILRYVVQVEPLASADPEKIVALVAPTLQRYLTEE; this is encoded by the coding sequence GTGACCGATGCCCCTGACGCACCCAAGCCGCGCCGCCGCGGCCCCGGCCGGCCCCGGCAGGACGAGGCCGACGACGGCCCCGGCACCCAGGAGCGCATCCGGCTCGCCGCCCGCGAGGTGTTCGCGGAGCGCGGGTACGACAAGACGTCCGTACGCGGCATCGCGAAGGTCGCCGGCGTGGACCCGGCGCTGGTGCACCACTACTTCGGCAGCAAGGACGATCTCTTCGCCGCCGCCATCGAGGTCAGCATCGAGCCCGCCCTGGTGGTCCCCGCGATCATCGGCGAGGGCCCGGACGGCATCGGCGAGCGCCTCGCCCGCTACTTCCTGGGCGTGTGGGAGAACCCGGTCACCCGGGTCCCGCTGCTCGCCGTGATCCGCTCCGCGCTCACGCACGAGGCCGCCGCGAAGGTCCTGCGCGGGCTGGTCCTGCGGCGGCTCCTGGAGCGCGTCGCCGCCGACCTCGACGTCCCCGACCCGACCTTCCGGGCCGAGCTGGCCGCCTCCCACATGGTCGGCATCGCGATCCTGCGCTACGTGGTCCAGGTGGAGCCCCTCGCCTCCGCCGACCCGGAGAAGATCGTGGCCCTCGTTGCGCCCACGCTCCAGCGGTACCTGACCGAGGAATGA
- a CDS encoding sugar phosphate isomerase/epimerase family protein: MAEPVRVPTAKVALSTASVYPESTATAFEIAARLGYDGVEVMVWTDPVSQDVEALRRLSDHHGVPILAVHAPCLLITQRVWSTDPWTKLQRARAAAERLGASTVVVHPPFRWQRQYARDFVTGIWRMADETDVRFAVENMYPWRYRDREMLAYAPEWDVTKDDYRHFTVDLSHTATARTDASAMIDRMGDRLAHIHLADGNGSAKDEHLVPGRGTQPCAELLEGLARTSFDGHVVIEVNTRRAMSSAEREADLAEALAFTRLHLATASTERDGARRP, translated from the coding sequence GTGGCAGAACCAGTCCGTGTCCCGACCGCGAAAGTCGCCCTATCCACCGCCTCGGTCTATCCGGAGTCGACGGCGACCGCCTTCGAGATCGCCGCGCGCCTCGGTTACGACGGCGTCGAGGTGATGGTCTGGACGGATCCGGTCAGTCAGGACGTCGAAGCCCTGCGCCGGCTGTCGGATCACCACGGGGTACCGATCCTGGCCGTGCACGCGCCGTGTCTGCTGATCACCCAGCGGGTCTGGTCCACCGACCCGTGGACGAAGCTGCAGCGCGCCCGGGCCGCGGCCGAGCGGCTCGGGGCGAGCACCGTGGTCGTGCACCCGCCGTTCCGCTGGCAGCGCCAGTACGCGCGGGACTTCGTCACCGGCATCTGGCGGATGGCCGACGAGACCGACGTCCGGTTCGCCGTGGAGAACATGTACCCGTGGCGCTACCGCGACCGCGAGATGCTCGCCTACGCCCCCGAGTGGGACGTGACGAAGGACGACTACCGCCACTTCACCGTCGACCTGTCGCACACCGCGACCGCCCGTACCGACGCCTCCGCGATGATCGACCGGATGGGCGACCGGCTCGCACACATCCACCTCGCCGACGGGAACGGATCGGCCAAGGACGAGCACCTGGTCCCGGGCCGCGGGACGCAGCCCTGCGCCGAACTGCTGGAGGGCCTCGCGCGGACCTCGTTCGACGGGCACGTCGTGATCGAGGTCAACACCCGCCGGGCGATGTCCTCCGCCGAGCGCGAGGCCGACCTCGCCGAGGCGCTGGCCTTCACCCGCCTGCACCTCGCCACCGCCAGCACCGAGCGCGACGGGGCCCGCCGGCCGTGA